The Coregonus clupeaformis isolate EN_2021a chromosome 13, ASM2061545v1, whole genome shotgun sequence genome includes a region encoding these proteins:
- the LOC121579384 gene encoding inactive serine/threonine-protein kinase TEX14 isoform X4, with product MAALPVPCPVRLGIVKNGGLPAQLHRYTMEKNLHKMEKLLKNGVDVDCVNHLGQTPLFCASLLGLGSVTELLLQFGADPNYRCEDRSTPVHAAVFSCNPWLLSGLLDAGGDLRLHDHKGRSPQDWAEVGAQEHSARMLEFLKSCVTHMHSLSQSPQPREVRRIPSSTSSKTLLRSPSLLELLKSGGSDLHLNRNITKSSACDTVQCFGFGKLCIDKPGHALGLLASLPVIGDSELGQADDEPLLSFTCGSFITMTNYSWKGCRVTVKELQSLSSPQGGSQEAYLDLMLIELEYCSQLFHPYLLQLMAVSMSSDLLRVRLVYERVQVGSLHNLMHQRRAEFPVLRAETMLLVVLQVCEALLYLHGRALVLRALSSHSVLLTHPGVAKLSGLGFMVPSDNSHPRPSAHLPLPPGLYNWAAPEVIRRRPCTGKADLYSLCALIQELYTDSVPWGPVDPRWIRQTVESGQALATDSSVPQPYYALVRVGLQPRPQDRTHSLQDLRYTLRQDIKELSKIGGRRSGLYTDIGGGLRPAGWSPESAPVKEPADAGGLRPTTYADAQEGSLGSSMDTTVDREIKDQLSQLDKLLDRETETGGEGGMTTDSEQPLFHRDISFRDILPLDDWRLCSVVPSEPYSSQEEESDSSTVTEEEDEEEERTIMKERAVQPERPVSKKLSEHISSIVLNLKVSQVLLQQSECNLADVETGRCRREPVDEVDGGAEGKDAQTPHVTSSASISLSSTLSGSACSYMSRAVGPPSQYRLLPHGVHPSAKRLEAQLLKRGESRPLSAEELAAWQREYPSEEYPNLECTTLECPSVEYPTLECTTSEGTSSEGEEMSHYSSAQENSFVNMRPKRQQQAGRDRGSRETERRGQQAETKQQSVDRHELTDRICLSSEGTDSLEDSPPPQPRKPELPAKAKWTSEVSELVARMTRGRLGVAVGPPASSDSEEMEDRQGLGPAVGPPRPRQDPLGRSDNGYRSSPAPAPASQPQKAAAEALESSSELEQIFKSFAGVQSESEEDADFHTVNRTFNMTGGVWEGAGQREEEGTSESDYTQSPVEPSSMFYTPNPEQRNNPSRDSQSPVSSEEDLDVTVEVCRAAASRTAPEEQTLETKHRMFISPECQPVQEVSEEIDINPTVSQHAPSPLASITCSPAQHQEWLGQERLHPSPLNRRPPPCYSTPRSPATAPNYRAMGVTGEPIPPLPSLLDTSTWGSTRSLPPHTESFTTASLEASSTTDLSSVSQSPLMRDSSLEETDTPTGVPEFTTASSGERQTTGPSQEGVGSTYTVPTTSQEREEEKNMACLEGERGMSLAADREEEMEEEEEEEGELEGSDQGGCDGVDVDPMDEEPLDASSSVLEGEDELVSDEEELPDEEETDHEDEEVINDQSLIGEEDSVASTEQAETSGTHHGSTHSEDDHSGCGPDTEGAAAPVQQSQSKGLSGGPDSLEETDRAHSTLDEVLQGMLVERAAGHRVLRCPGLVAHPKQPLGVCESQDEGEVSEDAGCPGGDRAEVAERKGVDTNDLVEPAPVAEKLEMASHGTWSQPHRVIVLEQTPIKSLSDPNQVRLRKNM from the exons ATGGCTGCTTTGCCTGTTCCCTGCCCAGTGCGATTAGGCATCGTGAAGAATGGAGGCCTACCTGCTCAGTTGCATAGGTACACCATGGAGAAGAATCTGCACAAGATGGAGAAGCTGCTCAAGAACG GTGTGGATGTGGACTGTGTCAATCACTTGGGCCAGACACCTCTGTTCTGTGCATCTCTCCTGGGCCTGGGAAGTGTCACTGAGCTGCTTCTGCAATTTGGAGCTGACCCCAACTA TCGCTGTGAGGACAGGAGCACCCCCGTCCACGCTGCCGTGTTCTCCTGTAACCCCTGGCTGCTGAGCGGCCTGCTAGACGCAGGGGGGGACCTAAGGCTCCACGACCACAAAGGCAGGAGCCCCCAAGACTGGGCCGAGGTTGGGGCTCAGGAGCACAGCGCCAGG ATGCTTGAGTTCCTGAAGAGCTGTGTGACCCACATGCACAGCCTTTCTCAGTCCCCCCAGCCCAGGGAGGTGCGCCGGataccctcctccacctcttccaaGACCCTGCTGCGCTCCCCCTCTCTACTGGAGCTCCTCAAGTCCGG TGGCTCTGACCTGCACCTCAACAGGAATATTACCAAGTCCTCTGCCTGTGACACAGTTCAATGTTTTGGCTTTGGAAAG TTGTGTATAGATAAGCCGGGACATGCATTGGGCCttctggcctccctgcctgtgatTGGGGACAGTGAGTTAGGGCAGGCGGACGACGAACCCCTTCTCTCCTTCACATGTGGCTCCTTCATTACCATGACCAA TTACAGCTGGAAGGGCTGCAGGGTCACTGTGAAGGAGCtgcagtccctctcctctccacaaggGGGCAGCCAAGAGGCCTACCTGGACCTGATGCTCATTGAGCTGGAGTACTGCAG tcagCTGTTCCATCCCTACCTGCTGCAGTTGATGGCAGTGAGCATGTCCAGTGACCTGCTGAGGGTCCGCCTGGTGTATGAGAGGGTCCAGGTGGGCTCTCTGCACAACTTGATGCACCAGAGG CGTGCTGAGTTTCCAGTGCTGCGTGCTGAGACCATGCTGTTGGTGGTGCTGCAGGTGTGTGAGGCTCTGCTCTACCTGCACGGTCGGGCCCTGGTGCTGCGAGCGCTCTCCTCTCACAGCGTCCTGCTCACACACCCTGGCGTGGCTAAACTCTCTGGCCTCGGCTTCATGGTGCCCAG TGACAATAGTCACCCCAGACCCTCGGCCCACCTGCCCCTGCCCCCAGGCCTGTACAACTGGGCCGCCCCTGAGGTGATCAGACGGAGACCCTGCACGGGGAAGGCTGACCTCTACAGCCTGTGTGCCCTCATCCAGGAGCTCTATACAG ACTCAGTGCCGTGGGGCCCGGTGGACCCTCGTTGGATCAGGCAGACTGTAGAGTCAGGCCAGGCCCTGGCTACAGATTCCAGTGTGCCCCAGCCTTACTACGCCCTGGTTAGGGTGGGCCTGCAGCCCCGCCCCCAGGACCGCACACACAGCCTGCAGGACTTACGCTACACACTGCGCCAAGACATCAAG GAGCTGTCCAAAAtaggggggaggaggagtgggCTGTACACAGACATAGGAGGAGGACTCAGGCCTGCAGGCTGGAGTCCAGAGTCCGCCCCAGTCAAGGAGCCTGCAGATGCTGGTG gcCTCAGGCCTACCACCTACGCTGACGCACAGGAAGGTTCTTTAGGCAGTTCCATGGACACCACAGTGGACAGGGAGATCAAGGACCAGCTCAGCCAACTGGACAAACTGCTggacagagagaccgagacagggggagaaggggggatgACGACAGACTCTGAACAGCCCCTATTCCACCGTGACATCTCTTTTAGGGACATCCTGCCCCTGGATGACTGGCGCCTGTGCTCTGTTGTGCCATCGGAACCCTACAGCAGCCAGGAAGAAGAGTCTGACTCCAGCACTGTAacggaggaggaagatgaagaggaggagaggacaattATGAAGGAGAGGGCTGTTCAGCCAGAGCGCCCAGTGTCCAAAAAGCTCTCAGAGCACATCAGCTCCATCGTCCTCAACCTCAAAGTCTCCCAGGTACTGTTGCAGCAGTCCGAGTGCAACCTGGCCGACGTGGAAACAGGCCGTTGTCGACGGGAGCCGGTCGATGAGGTGGACGGAGGGGCGGAGGGAAAAGATGCTCAGACCCCCCACGTCACCTCCTcagcctccatctccctctcctccactctctctgggTCGGCGTGTAGTTACATGTCCCGTGCAGTGGGGCCTCCCTCACAGTACCGCCTCCTACCACATGGTGTCCACCCCTCAGCCAAGAGACTGGAGGCCCAGCTACTGAAGAGAGGGGAGTCCAGGCCGCTCAGTGCTGAGGAGCTGGCCGCGTGGCAGAGGGAGTATCCTTCTGAGGAATACCCTAATCTGGAGTGCACTACTCTGGAGTGCCCTTCGGTGGAGTACCCTACTTTGGAGTGCACTACTTCGGAGGGAACCAGCAGCGAGGGCGAGGAGATGAGCCACTATAGCTCGGCTCAGGAGAACAGCTTCGTCAACATGCGCCCCAAAAGGCAGCAGCAG GCAGGTAGAGATAGAGGCtccagagagaccgagagaagaGGTCAGCAGGCAGAGACAAAGCAGCAGTCAGTGGACAGACATGAACTCACTGACAG GATCTGTCTGTCCTCTGAGGGGACAGATTCTCTTGAGGATAGTCCTCCTCCACAGCCCAGAAAGCCTGAGCTCCCAGCCAAGGCCAAATGGACCA GTGAGGTGTCAGAGTTGGTGGCCAGGATGACCCGGGGGCGTCTGGGGGTGGCTGTGGGCCCCCCTGCCAGCAGTGACAGTGAGGAGATGGAGGACAGACAGGGGCTTGGGCCAGCGGTGGGACCCCCCAGACCCAGACAGGACCCTCTGGGGCGCAGTGACAACGGCTACAGGTCCTCTCCAGCCCCCGCCCCTGCCTCACAGCCCCAGAAAGCTGCAGCTGAGGCCCTCGAAAGCAGCTCAGAGCTGGAGCAGATCTTCAAAAGCTTTGCAG GTGTCCAGAGTGAGAGTGAAGAGGATGCAGATTTCCACACAGTGAACCGCACGTTCAATATGACGGGTGGAGTGTGGGAGGGTGCTGGACAAAGAGAG GAGGAGGGGACCTCTGAGTCGGACTACACCCAGTCTCCTGTGGAACCTTCAAGCATGTTCTACACCCCCAACCCAGAGCAGAGGAACAACCCATCCAGAGACAGCCAG AGCCCTGTCAGCTCAGAGGAGGACCTGGATGTGACAGTGGAGGTGTGCAGGGCTGCTGCCAGTAGGACCGCACCAGAGGAGCAGACACTGGAGACCAAACACAGGA TGTTCATTTCCCCAGAGTGTCAGCCTGTACAGGAGGTGTCAGAGGAGATTGATATAAACCCCACTGTCAGTCAGCATGCACCCTCTCCACTGGCCAG CATCACGTGCTCACCCGCCCAGCACCAGGAGTGGTTGGGCCAGGAGAGACTGCACCCCAGCCCCCTGAACAGACGGCCTCCGCCCTGCTACAGCACCCCACGCAGCCCAG CAACTGCGCCCAACTACAGAGCCATGGGGGTCACTGGGGAGCCCATCCCCCCTCTGCCCAGCCTGCTGGACACCTCCACCTGGGGCAGCACCCGCTCCCTGCCTCCCCACACCGAGAGCTTCACCACTGCCAGCCTGGAAGCCAGCAGCACG ACAGACCTCTCCAGTGTGTCACAGTCACCCCTGATGAGAGACTCCTCCCTCGAGGAGACTGACACGCCCACGGGCGTCCCAGAGTTCACCACGGCCAGCTCCGGAGAGAGACAGACCACAGGGCCCAGCCAGGAGGGGGTGGGCTCTACCTACACCGTACCCACCACCAGCCAagaaagggaggaggagaagaacatGGCGTGtctagaaggggagagagggatgtcgCTGGCTGCTGACAGggaagaagagatggaggaggaggaggaggaggaaggggagttGGAAGGGTCCGATCAGGGTGGCTGTGATGGTGTGGATGTCGACCCGATGGATGAAGAACCTCTGGATGCTAGCTCTTCTGTTTTAGAGGGAG AAGATGAACTTGTGTCAGATGAGGAAGAGTTGCCTGACGAAGAGGAGACGGACCATGAGGATGAAGAGGTGATTAATGATCAATCGCTAATTGGCGAAGAGGATTCTGTGGCCAGTACAGAGCAGGCAGAGACATCAGGAACCCACCATGGCAGCACACACAGTGAAG ATGACCATTCAGGCTGTGGTCCAGACACAGAGGGAGCTGCAGCGCCTGTACAGCAGAGCCAGTCCAAAGGCCTGTCTGGGGGCCCAGACTCACTGGAGGAGACTGACAG agctcactccactctgGATGAGGTGCTGCAGGGTATGTTGGTGGAGAGGGCCGCTGGTCACAGGGTTCTGAGATGTCCAGGTCTGGTTGCACACCCCAAACAACC GCTGGGTGTGTGTGAATCCCAGGACGAGGGCGAGGTGAGTGAGGATGCAGGTTGTCCAGGAGGGGACCGTGCCGAGGTGGCAGAACGGAAGGGGGTCGACACCAATGACTTGGTAGAACCAGCACCTGTCGCAG AGAAGCTAGAGATGGCTAGTCATGGGACCTGGAGTCAGCCTCACAG GGTTATTGTCCTGGAGCAGACTCCCATCAAAAGCCTAAGTGACCCCAACCAAGTGAGATTGAGAAAGAACATGTAG
- the LOC121579384 gene encoding inactive serine/threonine-protein kinase TEX14 isoform X6, which yields MAALPVPCPVRLGIVKNGGLPAQLHRYTMEKNLHKMEKLLKNGVDVDCVNHLGQTPLFCASLLGLGSVTELLLQFGADPNYRCEDRSTPVHAAVFSCNPWLLSGLLDAGGDLRLHDHKGRSPQDWAEVGAQEHSARMLEFLKSCVTHMHSLSQSPQPREVRRIPSSTSSKTLLRSPSLLELLKSGGSDLHLNRNITKSSACDTVQCFGFGKLCIDKPGHALGLLASLPVIGDSELGQADDEPLLSFTCGSFITMTNYSWKGCRVTVKELQSLSSPQGGSQEAYLDLMLIELEYCSQLFHPYLLQLMAVSMSSDLLRVRLVYERVQVGSLHNLMHQRRAEFPVLRAETMLLVVLQVCEALLYLHGRALVLRALSSHSVLLTHPGVAKLSGLGFMVPSDNSHPRPSAHLPLPPGLYNWAAPEVIRRRPCTGKADLYSLCALIQELYTDSVPWGPVDPRWIRQTVESGQALATDSSVPQPYYALVRVGLQPRPQDRTHSLQDLRYTLRQDIKELSKIGGRRSGLYTDIGGGLRPAGWSPESAPVKEPADAGGLRPTTYADAQEGSLGSSMDTTVDREIKDQLSQLDKLLDRETETGGEGGMTTDSEQPLFHRDISFRDILPLDDWRLCSVVPSEPYSSQEEESDSSTVTEEEDEEEERTIMKERAVQPERPVSKKLSEHISSIVLNLKVSQVLLQQSECNLADVETGRCRREPVDEVDGGAEGKDAQTPHVTSSASISLSSTLSGSACSYMSRAVGPPSQYRLLPHGVHPSAKRLEAQLLKRGESRPLSAEELAAWQREYPSEEYPNLECTTLECPSVEYPTLECTTSEGTSSEGEEMSHYSSAQENSFVNMRPKRQQQAGRDRGSRETERRGQQAETKQQSVDRHELTDRICLSSEGTDSLEDSPPPQPRKPELPAKAKWTSEVSELVARMTRGRLGVAVGPPASSDSEEMEDRQGLGPAVGPPRPRQDPLGRSDNGYRSSPAPAPASQPQKAAAEALESSSELEQIFKSFAGVQSESEEDADFHTVNRTFNMTGGVWEGAGQREEEGTSESDYTQSPVEPSSMFYTPNPEQRNNPSRDSQSPVSSEEDLDVTVEVCRAAASRTAPEEQTLETKHRMFISPECQPVQEVSEEIDINPTVSQHAPSPLASGLLDLADVSSITCSPAQHQEWLGQERLHPSPLNRRPPPCYSTPRSPATAPNYRAMGVTGEPIPPLPSLLDTSTWGSTRSLPPHTESFTTASLEASSTTDLSSVSQSPLMRDSSLEETDTPTGVPEFTTASSGERQTTGPSQEGVGSTYTVPTTSQEREEEKNMACLEGERGMSLAADREEEMEEEEEEEGELEGSDQGGCDGVDVDPMDEEPLDASSSVLEGEDELVSDEEELPDEEETDHEDEEVINDQSLIGEEDSVASTEQAETSGTHHGSTHSEDDHSGCGPDTEGAAAPVQQSQSKGLSGGPDSLEETDRLGVCESQDEGEVSEDAGCPGGDRAEVAERKGVDTNDLVEPAPVAEKLEMASHGTWSQPHRVIVLEQTPIKSLSDPNQVRLRKNM from the exons ATGGCTGCTTTGCCTGTTCCCTGCCCAGTGCGATTAGGCATCGTGAAGAATGGAGGCCTACCTGCTCAGTTGCATAGGTACACCATGGAGAAGAATCTGCACAAGATGGAGAAGCTGCTCAAGAACG GTGTGGATGTGGACTGTGTCAATCACTTGGGCCAGACACCTCTGTTCTGTGCATCTCTCCTGGGCCTGGGAAGTGTCACTGAGCTGCTTCTGCAATTTGGAGCTGACCCCAACTA TCGCTGTGAGGACAGGAGCACCCCCGTCCACGCTGCCGTGTTCTCCTGTAACCCCTGGCTGCTGAGCGGCCTGCTAGACGCAGGGGGGGACCTAAGGCTCCACGACCACAAAGGCAGGAGCCCCCAAGACTGGGCCGAGGTTGGGGCTCAGGAGCACAGCGCCAGG ATGCTTGAGTTCCTGAAGAGCTGTGTGACCCACATGCACAGCCTTTCTCAGTCCCCCCAGCCCAGGGAGGTGCGCCGGataccctcctccacctcttccaaGACCCTGCTGCGCTCCCCCTCTCTACTGGAGCTCCTCAAGTCCGG TGGCTCTGACCTGCACCTCAACAGGAATATTACCAAGTCCTCTGCCTGTGACACAGTTCAATGTTTTGGCTTTGGAAAG TTGTGTATAGATAAGCCGGGACATGCATTGGGCCttctggcctccctgcctgtgatTGGGGACAGTGAGTTAGGGCAGGCGGACGACGAACCCCTTCTCTCCTTCACATGTGGCTCCTTCATTACCATGACCAA TTACAGCTGGAAGGGCTGCAGGGTCACTGTGAAGGAGCtgcagtccctctcctctccacaaggGGGCAGCCAAGAGGCCTACCTGGACCTGATGCTCATTGAGCTGGAGTACTGCAG tcagCTGTTCCATCCCTACCTGCTGCAGTTGATGGCAGTGAGCATGTCCAGTGACCTGCTGAGGGTCCGCCTGGTGTATGAGAGGGTCCAGGTGGGCTCTCTGCACAACTTGATGCACCAGAGG CGTGCTGAGTTTCCAGTGCTGCGTGCTGAGACCATGCTGTTGGTGGTGCTGCAGGTGTGTGAGGCTCTGCTCTACCTGCACGGTCGGGCCCTGGTGCTGCGAGCGCTCTCCTCTCACAGCGTCCTGCTCACACACCCTGGCGTGGCTAAACTCTCTGGCCTCGGCTTCATGGTGCCCAG TGACAATAGTCACCCCAGACCCTCGGCCCACCTGCCCCTGCCCCCAGGCCTGTACAACTGGGCCGCCCCTGAGGTGATCAGACGGAGACCCTGCACGGGGAAGGCTGACCTCTACAGCCTGTGTGCCCTCATCCAGGAGCTCTATACAG ACTCAGTGCCGTGGGGCCCGGTGGACCCTCGTTGGATCAGGCAGACTGTAGAGTCAGGCCAGGCCCTGGCTACAGATTCCAGTGTGCCCCAGCCTTACTACGCCCTGGTTAGGGTGGGCCTGCAGCCCCGCCCCCAGGACCGCACACACAGCCTGCAGGACTTACGCTACACACTGCGCCAAGACATCAAG GAGCTGTCCAAAAtaggggggaggaggagtgggCTGTACACAGACATAGGAGGAGGACTCAGGCCTGCAGGCTGGAGTCCAGAGTCCGCCCCAGTCAAGGAGCCTGCAGATGCTGGTG gcCTCAGGCCTACCACCTACGCTGACGCACAGGAAGGTTCTTTAGGCAGTTCCATGGACACCACAGTGGACAGGGAGATCAAGGACCAGCTCAGCCAACTGGACAAACTGCTggacagagagaccgagacagggggagaaggggggatgACGACAGACTCTGAACAGCCCCTATTCCACCGTGACATCTCTTTTAGGGACATCCTGCCCCTGGATGACTGGCGCCTGTGCTCTGTTGTGCCATCGGAACCCTACAGCAGCCAGGAAGAAGAGTCTGACTCCAGCACTGTAacggaggaggaagatgaagaggaggagaggacaattATGAAGGAGAGGGCTGTTCAGCCAGAGCGCCCAGTGTCCAAAAAGCTCTCAGAGCACATCAGCTCCATCGTCCTCAACCTCAAAGTCTCCCAGGTACTGTTGCAGCAGTCCGAGTGCAACCTGGCCGACGTGGAAACAGGCCGTTGTCGACGGGAGCCGGTCGATGAGGTGGACGGAGGGGCGGAGGGAAAAGATGCTCAGACCCCCCACGTCACCTCCTcagcctccatctccctctcctccactctctctgggTCGGCGTGTAGTTACATGTCCCGTGCAGTGGGGCCTCCCTCACAGTACCGCCTCCTACCACATGGTGTCCACCCCTCAGCCAAGAGACTGGAGGCCCAGCTACTGAAGAGAGGGGAGTCCAGGCCGCTCAGTGCTGAGGAGCTGGCCGCGTGGCAGAGGGAGTATCCTTCTGAGGAATACCCTAATCTGGAGTGCACTACTCTGGAGTGCCCTTCGGTGGAGTACCCTACTTTGGAGTGCACTACTTCGGAGGGAACCAGCAGCGAGGGCGAGGAGATGAGCCACTATAGCTCGGCTCAGGAGAACAGCTTCGTCAACATGCGCCCCAAAAGGCAGCAGCAG GCAGGTAGAGATAGAGGCtccagagagaccgagagaagaGGTCAGCAGGCAGAGACAAAGCAGCAGTCAGTGGACAGACATGAACTCACTGACAG GATCTGTCTGTCCTCTGAGGGGACAGATTCTCTTGAGGATAGTCCTCCTCCACAGCCCAGAAAGCCTGAGCTCCCAGCCAAGGCCAAATGGACCA GTGAGGTGTCAGAGTTGGTGGCCAGGATGACCCGGGGGCGTCTGGGGGTGGCTGTGGGCCCCCCTGCCAGCAGTGACAGTGAGGAGATGGAGGACAGACAGGGGCTTGGGCCAGCGGTGGGACCCCCCAGACCCAGACAGGACCCTCTGGGGCGCAGTGACAACGGCTACAGGTCCTCTCCAGCCCCCGCCCCTGCCTCACAGCCCCAGAAAGCTGCAGCTGAGGCCCTCGAAAGCAGCTCAGAGCTGGAGCAGATCTTCAAAAGCTTTGCAG GTGTCCAGAGTGAGAGTGAAGAGGATGCAGATTTCCACACAGTGAACCGCACGTTCAATATGACGGGTGGAGTGTGGGAGGGTGCTGGACAAAGAGAG GAGGAGGGGACCTCTGAGTCGGACTACACCCAGTCTCCTGTGGAACCTTCAAGCATGTTCTACACCCCCAACCCAGAGCAGAGGAACAACCCATCCAGAGACAGCCAG AGCCCTGTCAGCTCAGAGGAGGACCTGGATGTGACAGTGGAGGTGTGCAGGGCTGCTGCCAGTAGGACCGCACCAGAGGAGCAGACACTGGAGACCAAACACAGGA TGTTCATTTCCCCAGAGTGTCAGCCTGTACAGGAGGTGTCAGAGGAGATTGATATAAACCCCACTGTCAGTCAGCATGCACCCTCTCCACTGGCCAG tggtcTACTTGACCTGGCTGATGTCTCCAGCATCACGTGCTCACCCGCCCAGCACCAGGAGTGGTTGGGCCAGGAGAGACTGCACCCCAGCCCCCTGAACAGACGGCCTCCGCCCTGCTACAGCACCCCACGCAGCCCAG CAACTGCGCCCAACTACAGAGCCATGGGGGTCACTGGGGAGCCCATCCCCCCTCTGCCCAGCCTGCTGGACACCTCCACCTGGGGCAGCACCCGCTCCCTGCCTCCCCACACCGAGAGCTTCACCACTGCCAGCCTGGAAGCCAGCAGCACG ACAGACCTCTCCAGTGTGTCACAGTCACCCCTGATGAGAGACTCCTCCCTCGAGGAGACTGACACGCCCACGGGCGTCCCAGAGTTCACCACGGCCAGCTCCGGAGAGAGACAGACCACAGGGCCCAGCCAGGAGGGGGTGGGCTCTACCTACACCGTACCCACCACCAGCCAagaaagggaggaggagaagaacatGGCGTGtctagaaggggagagagggatgtcgCTGGCTGCTGACAGggaagaagagatggaggaggaggaggaggaggaaggggagttGGAAGGGTCCGATCAGGGTGGCTGTGATGGTGTGGATGTCGACCCGATGGATGAAGAACCTCTGGATGCTAGCTCTTCTGTTTTAGAGGGAG AAGATGAACTTGTGTCAGATGAGGAAGAGTTGCCTGACGAAGAGGAGACGGACCATGAGGATGAAGAGGTGATTAATGATCAATCGCTAATTGGCGAAGAGGATTCTGTGGCCAGTACAGAGCAGGCAGAGACATCAGGAACCCACCATGGCAGCACACACAGTGAAG ATGACCATTCAGGCTGTGGTCCAGACACAGAGGGAGCTGCAGCGCCTGTACAGCAGAGCCAGTCCAAAGGCCTGTCTGGGGGCCCAGACTCACTGGAGGAGACTGACAG GCTGGGTGTGTGTGAATCCCAGGACGAGGGCGAGGTGAGTGAGGATGCAGGTTGTCCAGGAGGGGACCGTGCCGAGGTGGCAGAACGGAAGGGGGTCGACACCAATGACTTGGTAGAACCAGCACCTGTCGCAG AGAAGCTAGAGATGGCTAGTCATGGGACCTGGAGTCAGCCTCACAG GGTTATTGTCCTGGAGCAGACTCCCATCAAAAGCCTAAGTGACCCCAACCAAGTGAGATTGAGAAAGAACATGTAG